A genomic region of Nevskiales bacterium contains the following coding sequences:
- a CDS encoding response regulator transcription factor → MRVLVVEDDPALREQLSSQLRAAGYAVDTAPDGQEGLYRATEFPLDAAVVDIGLPQLSGIDLIRQVRKQGRSFPILILTARDRWQSKVEGLEAGADDYLVKPFQPEEMLARVRALIRRSGGWAQPVLQCGPLTMDTTRQQVTKSGQPVELTAYEYKILHYLMLHAGEVASKTTLAEHIYEDETERDSNVIEVFIRRLRLKLDPDGTLNPIETLRGRGYRLNLPRINGQDG, encoded by the coding sequence GCCGCGGGCTACGCGGTGGATACCGCGCCGGACGGGCAGGAAGGCCTGTACCGCGCCACCGAGTTCCCGCTCGATGCGGCGGTGGTGGACATCGGGCTGCCGCAGCTGTCGGGTATCGACCTGATCCGCCAGGTGCGCAAGCAAGGCCGTTCTTTTCCCATCCTAATCCTGACCGCGCGCGACCGCTGGCAGAGCAAGGTCGAGGGCCTGGAGGCGGGGGCCGACGATTACCTGGTCAAGCCCTTCCAGCCGGAGGAGATGCTGGCGCGCGTGCGCGCGCTGATCCGCCGCAGCGGTGGCTGGGCGCAGCCGGTCCTGCAATGCGGCCCGCTGACCATGGACACGACGCGCCAGCAGGTCACCAAGTCCGGCCAGCCGGTGGAGCTCACTGCCTACGAGTACAAGATCCTGCACTACCTCATGCTCCACGCCGGCGAGGTGGCGTCCAAGACCACGCTGGCCGAGCACATCTACGAGGACGAGACCGAGCGCGACAGCAACGTGATCGAGGTCTTCATCCGCCGCCTGCGGCTGAAGCTCGACCCGGACGGCACGCTCAACCCGATCGAGACCCTGCGCGGCCGCGGCTATCGCCTGAACCTGCCCCGTATCAACGGCCAGGACGGGTAA